A portion of the Oxynema aestuarii AP17 genome contains these proteins:
- the hemW gene encoding radical SAM family heme chaperone HemW has product MKLHRVCPRGAYVHIPFCRRRCFYCDFPVSVIGDRKSGENSGTIAEYVEVLIEEIEATPRSPHPLETVFFGGGTPSLLTAAQIDRLLTVLDRQFGIASDAEISAEMDPGTFDRAKLSGYARSGVNRVSLGVQAFEDDLLKLCGRSHDAEDIFTAVENIRHVGIPNFSLDLISGLPHQSLEQWRRALDRAIAISPNHLSCYDLVVEPVTPFGRFYKPGDRPLPDDDLTAQMYRLAAEMLSRAGYEHYEVSNYAKKGFQCRHNRLYWENQPYYGFGMGATSYVGDRRCSRPRTRKEYYEWVARYKASGGAIDEPPTSTEDRLLETLMLGFRLSDGVNLLEIRESFGAESVAAIVETLQVYDKNNWIEGLDRSGAIGERRSPPARVRLTDPEGFLFSNTILASLFESLTVESR; this is encoded by the coding sequence ATGAAGTTACATCGGGTCTGTCCCCGAGGGGCTTACGTTCACATTCCCTTTTGTCGCCGTCGCTGTTTTTATTGCGATTTTCCGGTTTCCGTGATCGGCGATCGCAAGTCGGGAGAAAATTCGGGGACGATCGCCGAATATGTCGAAGTGTTAATCGAGGAAATCGAAGCGACTCCGCGATCGCCCCACCCCTTGGAGACGGTGTTTTTCGGCGGCGGAACCCCCTCGTTACTCACCGCCGCTCAGATCGATCGCCTCCTGACGGTTCTCGACCGCCAGTTCGGGATCGCCTCGGATGCGGAAATTTCCGCCGAAATGGATCCGGGAACGTTCGATCGCGCCAAATTGAGTGGATATGCTCGATCGGGAGTCAATCGCGTTAGCTTGGGCGTCCAGGCGTTTGAGGACGACTTGTTAAAGCTTTGCGGGCGATCGCACGATGCTGAAGATATTTTTACAGCCGTGGAGAATATCCGCCACGTCGGGATACCCAACTTCAGCCTCGATCTGATTTCTGGTTTACCCCACCAAAGTTTAGAGCAGTGGCGCCGTGCGCTCGACCGCGCGATCGCCATCTCCCCCAATCACCTCTCTTGTTACGATCTCGTCGTCGAACCCGTCACCCCCTTCGGTCGTTTCTACAAACCGGGCGATCGCCCCTTACCCGACGACGACCTCACCGCGCAAATGTACCGCCTCGCCGCCGAAATGCTCTCGCGCGCGGGATACGAGCATTACGAGGTCTCGAACTACGCCAAAAAGGGCTTTCAATGTCGCCACAATCGTCTGTACTGGGAAAATCAGCCTTACTACGGCTTTGGCATGGGCGCCACCAGCTACGTCGGCGATCGCCGTTGCTCCCGACCGCGCACCCGCAAGGAGTATTACGAATGGGTTGCAAGGTATAAAGCCTCCGGCGGGGCGATCGACGAACCGCCCACGTCCACGGAAGATCGGCTTTTAGAAACCTTAATGCTCGGTTTTCGGTTGTCCGACGGGGTGAATTTACTCGAAATTCGAGAAAGTTTCGGGGCTGAATCGGTAGCGGCGATCGTCGAAACTTTGCAAGTTTACGATAAAAATAACTGGATTGAAGGACTCGACCGTTCGGGGGCGATCGGGGAGAGGCGATCGCCCCCCGCCAGAGTGCGCCTCACCGACCCCGAAGGCTTTTTATTTTCCAATACGATTTTAGCCAGCTTATTCGAGTCATTGACCGTAGAATCGCGGTAG